The Phragmitibacter flavus genome includes a window with the following:
- the ligD gene encoding non-homologous end-joining DNA ligase gives MSLTEYRRKRDFNRTAEPDGSGKGGSSKARHFVIQKHAASSLHFDFRLQLGGTLVSWAVPKGMPMKKGEKRLAIKVEDHPLSYINFEGIIPKGEYGGGTVQVWEYGTFKPLSRSPLKELSGGKLHVILTGTKLNGEWYLVRLREENQWLIIRGGEDHPKLTKDQISQSALSGKTLQELAKPSSKTKTKSPPAVPVTFEFVEPMKAVSVKTPPTGDWIYEVKFDGFRIGAYKHGDEVRLLSRTQHDLTDRFIEIADAIRALKVDQVIIDGELVALDEQGRSSFQSLQASELGREQPQLRFYAFDLISLHGKSFIQQPLEKRKKKLQSLLPARSSLLSFSTSLGSDAELLLKKASELGFEGIIGKRAKSIYESGQRSGAWIKLKLVSEQEFVIGGYTEPSGTRQHFGAILVGVHEKGKLVCAGKVGTGFNSASLLDLFRRLSKLSRQSCPFVNLPEETQGRYGQGITASVMKKCHWVQPKLVCQVKFAEWTRDGKLRHPVYLGLRADKPAKEVIREPHSRS, from the coding sequence ATGTCGCTCACCGAATACCGGCGCAAGCGCGATTTCAATCGCACCGCAGAGCCTGACGGTAGCGGAAAAGGTGGTTCGTCAAAAGCCCGCCACTTTGTCATTCAAAAACATGCAGCCTCCAGCCTGCACTTTGACTTCCGACTTCAACTTGGTGGCACCTTGGTATCTTGGGCAGTTCCCAAAGGCATGCCCATGAAGAAGGGCGAAAAAAGACTGGCCATCAAGGTGGAGGATCATCCGCTGTCCTACATCAATTTCGAGGGCATCATTCCCAAAGGAGAATATGGCGGCGGCACCGTTCAGGTATGGGAATACGGCACTTTCAAACCTCTGAGTCGTTCGCCGTTAAAGGAGCTGTCCGGCGGAAAACTTCATGTCATTCTCACAGGAACCAAGTTGAATGGAGAGTGGTATCTGGTCCGCCTGCGCGAAGAAAACCAATGGCTGATCATTCGCGGTGGTGAAGATCATCCCAAGCTCACCAAGGATCAAATTTCACAATCTGCTCTTAGTGGAAAAACGTTGCAGGAACTCGCCAAACCCTCCAGCAAAACCAAAACGAAGTCGCCACCAGCTGTTCCGGTGACATTCGAGTTTGTGGAACCCATGAAGGCGGTTTCCGTGAAGACACCTCCAACGGGTGACTGGATCTATGAGGTGAAGTTCGACGGCTTTCGAATTGGCGCTTACAAACACGGCGATGAGGTTCGTCTGCTGTCGCGCACCCAACATGACCTGACCGATCGCTTTATCGAAATCGCCGATGCCATCAGGGCACTAAAAGTCGATCAAGTCATCATCGACGGGGAACTGGTCGCCCTAGACGAACAGGGCCGGTCATCTTTCCAAAGCTTGCAGGCCTCCGAATTGGGCCGCGAACAACCGCAACTGCGTTTCTACGCTTTTGATCTTATCTCGCTCCATGGGAAATCGTTTATTCAACAGCCTTTGGAGAAACGGAAAAAGAAGCTCCAATCGCTCCTGCCCGCGCGCTCGTCCTTGTTGAGCTTCTCCACATCGCTGGGCTCCGATGCGGAACTGCTGCTCAAAAAAGCCAGCGAATTGGGATTCGAAGGCATCATCGGTAAGCGCGCCAAATCCATTTATGAGTCCGGACAGCGCAGTGGCGCATGGATCAAATTGAAACTGGTGTCCGAACAGGAGTTTGTTATTGGAGGTTACACCGAACCCTCGGGCACCCGTCAGCACTTCGGAGCCATTCTTGTGGGGGTCCATGAAAAGGGCAAACTGGTTTGCGCCGGCAAAGTCGGCACCGGCTTCAATTCCGCCAGCCTTCTTGACCTGTTTCGCCGCCTCTCCAAGTTATCGCGTCAGTCTTGTCCCTTCGTCAATCTCCCCGAAGAAACTCAAGGTCGTTATGGACAAGGCATCACCGCTTCGGTCATGAAGAAATGCCACTGGGTGCAACCCAAGCTCGTCTGTCAGGTCAAGTTCGCTGAATGGACCCGCGACGGCAAACTGCGCCATCCTGTCTATCTCGGATTGCGGGCGGACAAGCCCGCTAAAGAAGTCATCCGCGAACCCCATTCCCGATCTTAA
- the ligD gene encoding non-homologous end-joining DNA ligase: MAARKSTIEVENRTLEVSNLDKIYYPKTKFTKGQMIDYYVKIAPVLLPHLKSRAITLKRYPDGVEGEFFYEKQCPSHAPKWIKTTKVKKSDGEVINYCVINDLPSLVWAANIGNLELHPFTHRTTAPKRPTALVFDLDPGPPADIIQCGEVAVLIRDFFLALDLKSLVKTSGSKGLQLVVPLNTPTSYEKTKAFAHALADTLSKRFPDKIVSLMKKSLRNGKVFIDWSQNDDKKTTVCVYSLRAKGHPSVSAPITWNELEKAIKSGTSKLLSFSPDQTLKRSAKDGDLFEEVLTLKQTLPNLHSLARTASN; this comes from the coding sequence ATGGCCGCACGCAAGTCCACCATTGAAGTCGAGAACAGGACCCTCGAAGTCTCCAATCTCGACAAAATCTATTATCCCAAGACCAAGTTCACCAAGGGGCAGATGATCGACTATTATGTGAAGATCGCGCCGGTGCTTCTTCCTCATTTAAAGTCGCGAGCCATCACTTTGAAGCGATATCCCGATGGAGTGGAAGGCGAATTTTTCTATGAAAAGCAGTGCCCCTCGCACGCTCCCAAATGGATCAAAACCACCAAGGTCAAAAAATCCGACGGCGAAGTCATCAATTACTGTGTGATTAACGATCTTCCTTCTCTAGTGTGGGCCGCCAACATCGGCAACCTCGAGCTGCATCCTTTTACGCATCGGACCACCGCACCCAAACGGCCAACGGCGTTGGTGTTTGATTTGGACCCCGGTCCTCCTGCCGACATCATTCAATGTGGTGAAGTGGCCGTTTTGATTCGCGACTTCTTCCTCGCGCTGGACCTCAAAAGCTTGGTGAAAACTTCCGGATCAAAGGGCTTGCAACTGGTGGTCCCACTGAACACCCCAACGAGTTATGAGAAGACCAAAGCTTTCGCGCACGCTCTGGCAGATACCTTGTCAAAACGCTTTCCTGACAAGATCGTTTCCCTCATGAAGAAAAGTCTTCGCAACGGTAAAGTGTTCATCGACTGGAGCCAGAACGACGATAAAAAAACCACGGTCTGCGTTTATTCCCTGCGCGCCAAAGGTCATCCTTCGGTCTCTGCTCCCATCACCTGGAACGAACTTGAAAAAGCTATCAAGTCTGGCACCTCCAAGCTTCTATCTTTCAGTCCCGATCAAACATTAAAACGAAGCGCCAAGGATGGAGATCTTTTTGAAGAAGTGCTCACCTTAAAGCAAACCCTTCCCAATCTCCATTCCTTGGCGCGAACGGCTTCGAATTAA
- a CDS encoding ferritin-like domain-containing protein, giving the protein MKIETMNDAFVHELKDLLSAERQLIKALPKMAKASHNEKLVAGFKEHLAETQEHAARLEKILTSLDETFSRVEKCKAMEGLIAEGSELMEAEAPPEIMDAMLIGAAQRVEHYEIAAYGTARTFARQLGETDAEKLLQMTLDEEGATDKKLTELAETVVNLEAAEVA; this is encoded by the coding sequence ATGAAAATTGAAACCATGAACGATGCCTTCGTGCACGAACTGAAAGATCTGCTCAGTGCGGAGAGACAATTGATCAAAGCACTGCCCAAAATGGCCAAAGCCAGCCACAACGAAAAACTCGTGGCGGGTTTTAAGGAACATCTTGCCGAGACCCAGGAACATGCCGCTCGTCTGGAGAAAATTCTTACGTCCCTGGACGAAACCTTTTCCCGGGTGGAAAAATGCAAAGCCATGGAAGGGTTGATCGCGGAAGGCTCAGAGTTGATGGAGGCGGAAGCCCCACCAGAGATCATGGATGCCATGCTGATCGGGGCTGCGCAACGCGTCGAGCACTATGAGATCGCTGCCTATGGAACAGCCCGCACCTTTGCCAGGCAACTGGGAGAGACAGATGCTGAGAAGCTACTTCAGATGACACTCGATGAAGAGGGGGCAACCGACAAAAAGCTGACGGAGCTTGCAGAGACCGTGGTAAATCTTGAAGCCGCTGAGGTTGCCTAA
- a CDS encoding ammonium transporter, whose protein sequence is MEEDAVKFLGTFVSESFYYWASVIMLMIHVGFLAYEGGVARTKNVLATMTKNLLTLCSVGISFFLFGWWVYNAFPLFPFGPLLGPWTDAESLSDSGKAAMGLVEASYPWSPAVGPNPGDHLTGVFVFAFALFAMTTGSIMSGALIERAKMGGYLILSVILGSVCWVIGGAWGWNPYGWFFTKLGYHDFGCSAVVHGIAGFFTLGVLMVLGPRIGKYVNGKPVAILPHNLPLTLVGLMCIFVGFFGFLAACAIMLPGQAGIITIYGTPMTLSSMGLNTLLALAAGIIGAYISSKGDPFFTISGGLAGIITIGAGIDLYQPALIIVLAFAGAFLMPKIAMFIEKKGVDDVVGAVAVHGFCGFIGAVLPGIFAAGYVQGEGIPPISFVGQLTCALVCCVILGFLPGLGSAYVLQKFGLLRVSKEEEIEGLDLADCGYGAYPEAGVSGITMKPAPDPEIVATAPATKLATESA, encoded by the coding sequence ATGGAAGAAGATGCTGTTAAATTTTTGGGCACTTTCGTGTCTGAATCCTTTTATTACTGGGCCAGTGTAATCATGCTCATGATTCACGTTGGCTTCCTCGCCTACGAAGGAGGCGTTGCACGAACGAAAAACGTGCTCGCCACCATGACCAAAAACCTGCTCACCCTCTGCAGTGTGGGCATCTCGTTCTTCCTCTTTGGCTGGTGGGTCTACAATGCCTTTCCCCTGTTCCCATTCGGTCCGCTTCTCGGACCGTGGACGGATGCCGAAAGCCTTTCTGACTCAGGCAAAGCCGCCATGGGACTCGTCGAAGCCTCCTATCCATGGTCACCCGCCGTTGGTCCCAATCCCGGTGACCACCTTACCGGCGTTTTCGTGTTTGCCTTCGCGCTGTTTGCCATGACCACCGGTTCCATCATGTCAGGAGCCCTTATCGAACGCGCCAAAATGGGCGGCTACCTCATCCTCTCGGTCATCCTCGGCTCCGTCTGCTGGGTCATCGGTGGTGCCTGGGGCTGGAACCCCTACGGCTGGTTCTTCACCAAACTCGGCTACCATGACTTCGGTTGCTCGGCCGTCGTTCACGGCATCGCCGGATTCTTCACCCTTGGCGTGCTCATGGTGCTCGGACCGCGCATCGGAAAATACGTCAACGGCAAACCCGTCGCCATCCTCCCACACAACCTGCCCCTCACTCTCGTTGGTCTGATGTGCATCTTCGTTGGTTTCTTCGGTTTCCTCGCCGCCTGTGCGATCATGCTTCCCGGCCAGGCTGGGATCATCACCATCTACGGCACCCCCATGACCCTCTCCTCCATGGGCCTCAACACCCTCCTTGCCCTCGCCGCCGGAATCATCGGAGCCTACATCTCCTCAAAAGGTGATCCCTTCTTCACCATTTCCGGCGGACTGGCAGGCATCATCACGATCGGCGCCGGCATCGATCTCTATCAGCCCGCGCTCATCATTGTGCTCGCTTTTGCAGGCGCGTTCCTGATGCCTAAAATCGCCATGTTCATTGAGAAGAAAGGGGTCGATGACGTCGTCGGGGCCGTCGCCGTTCACGGTTTCTGCGGTTTCATCGGAGCGGTGTTACCCGGCATCTTTGCCGCTGGTTATGTGCAGGGTGAGGGCATCCCTCCAATCAGCTTCGTCGGGCAGCTCACCTGCGCCCTGGTCTGCTGTGTCATCCTCGGTTTCCTCCCCGGCCTCGGTTCCGCCTACGTGCTGCAAAAATTCGGCCTGCTGCGGGTATCGAAGGAAGAAGAAATCGAGGGCCTGGATCTCGCCGATTGCGGATACGGAGCCTACCCGGAAGCAGGTGTCAGTGGCATCACCATGAAGCCAGCACCCGATCCAGAAATCGTTGCCACCGCCCCTGCTACCAAGCTCGCCACGGAATCCGCCTAA
- a CDS encoding NAD(P)/FAD-dependent oxidoreductase, whose translation MNDSHFDVIIIGSGICGTSTAFHLKQRGAGRVLVLEQGAICSGTTSHAPGLVGQLRADPALMRLLRESVAFYAEHGDGGYQAVGSLRLAASEARWREILKQKAQADEAGLACELLSTEQALEKFPYFDAESVQGALWVPEDGSADAVALTLAIRTRALEAGVEFRAQSRVTAFGEGSVRVGDDDEWLFAPVIVMATGVWSWPLAELAGVYLPVVPMQHQVVWSEDLPWLDEDRPLPNLRDPDGLVYFRQKGRQLVLGGYERDPRAFDPRSIRAGVAKPTEQVFDAEHFESLLTNGKVRVPALRDKAMKWSRTLNGIESFTPDGHFLLGPFPQKKGLWAACGFCAHGVSGSGGVGRFMADWISDGRPSMPVPGMEVARYQEAHERMTFDEAVESVTAIYSTYYDIDKSV comes from the coding sequence ATGAATGATTCACATTTTGACGTCATCATCATCGGCAGCGGAATTTGTGGAACGAGCACGGCGTTTCATTTGAAGCAGCGTGGGGCGGGTCGGGTGCTGGTGCTGGAGCAAGGGGCGATTTGCAGCGGCACGACTTCGCACGCGCCGGGATTGGTGGGGCAGTTGCGGGCTGATCCGGCGTTGATGCGGTTGTTGCGTGAGAGTGTGGCATTTTATGCGGAGCATGGCGATGGGGGTTATCAGGCGGTGGGGAGTTTGCGACTGGCGGCGAGTGAAGCGAGGTGGCGGGAGATTTTGAAGCAGAAGGCGCAAGCGGATGAGGCGGGATTGGCGTGTGAGTTGTTGAGCACGGAACAGGCGCTGGAGAAGTTTCCGTATTTCGATGCGGAGTCGGTGCAGGGGGCACTGTGGGTTCCAGAGGATGGCTCGGCGGATGCGGTGGCGTTGACGTTGGCGATTCGGACACGCGCGCTGGAAGCGGGAGTGGAGTTTCGGGCGCAGAGTCGGGTGACGGCGTTTGGTGAAGGTTCGGTGAGGGTGGGTGATGACGACGAATGGCTGTTTGCGCCGGTGATCGTGATGGCAACGGGGGTGTGGTCGTGGCCGTTGGCGGAGCTGGCAGGGGTTTATTTGCCGGTGGTGCCGATGCAGCATCAGGTGGTGTGGTCGGAAGACTTGCCGTGGCTGGATGAGGATCGGCCATTGCCGAACTTGCGCGACCCGGATGGGTTGGTGTATTTCAGGCAGAAAGGGAGGCAGTTGGTGTTGGGCGGGTATGAACGTGATCCGCGGGCGTTTGATCCGCGATCCATTCGCGCAGGAGTGGCGAAACCGACGGAGCAGGTGTTCGATGCCGAGCATTTTGAGTCATTGTTGACCAACGGAAAGGTGCGGGTGCCGGCGTTGCGCGATAAGGCGATGAAGTGGTCGAGGACGTTGAACGGAATTGAGTCGTTTACGCCGGATGGGCATTTTTTGTTGGGTCCGTTTCCGCAGAAGAAGGGCTTGTGGGCGGCGTGTGGATTCTGTGCGCACGGGGTTTCAGGGTCGGGAGGCGTCGGCAGGTTCATGGCGGACTGGATCAGTGATGGCAGGCCATCGATGCCGGTGCCGGGCATGGAGGTCGCGAGGTATCAGGAGGCGCATGAGCGCATGACGTTCGATGAAGCGGTGGAGAGCGTGACGGCGATTTATTCCACTTACTACGACATCGACAAGAGTGTGTAA
- a CDS encoding choline kinase family protein: MNLGVAADLQALPLAGGITNRNHLILVDGERRWVARQAGVRTEELGIDRAVEHASAVRAAELGFGAPVVAWWPEVKVMVSEFGEGIALCPKTAVEGGTLKCIVEALRNFHQSPGLGGRFITGEVVADYVAKSVRAGVELPQEVELALKVLQRIESALFGRVERMGLAPCHNDLLPGNFLRGLEGDWVWLLDWEYAGMGDRFFDLGNLAVNLEFDDAACEKLVELYCGEGATEADLAHLHLMRLCSDLRESMWGFLQAGISDLEEDFMGYGNKHLRRFLHHAEDARFNSWLEKVEITL; encoded by the coding sequence ATGAACCTTGGGGTGGCGGCGGATCTGCAAGCGTTGCCATTGGCGGGCGGGATTACGAATCGAAATCATCTGATTTTGGTGGATGGGGAGCGGCGTTGGGTGGCGCGGCAGGCGGGGGTGAGGACGGAGGAGTTGGGAATTGATCGTGCGGTGGAACATGCGTCGGCGGTGCGGGCGGCGGAGTTGGGGTTTGGTGCGCCGGTGGTGGCTTGGTGGCCGGAGGTGAAAGTGATGGTGAGCGAGTTTGGTGAAGGGATTGCCTTATGTCCGAAGACGGCGGTGGAGGGGGGAACTTTGAAGTGCATTGTGGAGGCGCTGCGGAATTTTCATCAGTCGCCGGGGCTGGGGGGAAGGTTCATCACGGGTGAGGTGGTGGCGGATTATGTGGCGAAAAGTGTTCGAGCCGGTGTGGAGTTGCCGCAGGAAGTGGAGCTGGCGCTGAAGGTTTTACAAAGGATCGAATCGGCGCTGTTTGGGCGGGTGGAGAGGATGGGGCTGGCACCTTGTCATAATGATTTGTTGCCGGGGAATTTTCTACGGGGTTTGGAAGGTGATTGGGTGTGGTTGCTGGATTGGGAATATGCGGGGATGGGCGACCGATTTTTCGATCTGGGGAATCTGGCGGTGAATCTGGAGTTTGACGATGCTGCCTGTGAGAAGCTGGTGGAGCTTTATTGCGGAGAAGGGGCAACGGAAGCCGACCTCGCGCATCTGCACTTGATGAGGTTGTGTTCCGATTTGCGGGAGTCGATGTGGGGTTTTTTGCAGGCGGGGATTTCGGATCTGGAGGAGGATTTTATGGGTTATGGGAACAAACATTTGCGGCGGTTTCTTCACCATGCGGAAGATGCGCGATTTAACAGTTGGTTGGAAAAGGTAGAGATAACTTTATGA
- a CDS encoding DUF1186 domain-containing protein: MTDEEILHAFRTAKEHEPPLEAIIAAREQRETITPHLLGLLRRWDTDAAVMMEEGDWICPGIAILLLGEFREAQAHELIVSICRKDEVVLDFLFADDVFDNARPMAATFSGDLEPLKLLVKDREADQFARAVALSAMTALLQQGHLSKESVEQFFADLFHGGLEREENHVWNELTNLCGDLCMTRLLPEVRKAFAEGLCDETYAGLSNIEIAMEGRDPWMGYRREQRFAEIDVLEELKGWPYFQPKREIGKDSAGNDFGLFDEETVLPPSYAPSAFESVTQPIRNEAPKIGRNDPCPCGSGKKYKKCCGMPF; this comes from the coding sequence ATGACCGATGAGGAAATTTTACACGCTTTCAGAACTGCCAAGGAACACGAACCACCGTTGGAGGCGATCATTGCGGCGCGGGAACAACGCGAGACCATAACGCCCCACCTGCTTGGTTTGCTAAGGCGTTGGGATACAGACGCTGCCGTGATGATGGAGGAAGGTGACTGGATCTGCCCAGGGATTGCGATACTGCTTTTGGGGGAGTTTCGTGAGGCGCAGGCGCATGAGTTGATCGTTTCGATTTGTCGCAAGGATGAGGTGGTTTTGGATTTTTTGTTTGCGGATGATGTCTTCGACAACGCGAGGCCAATGGCGGCAACTTTTTCTGGAGATTTGGAGCCGCTCAAGCTGTTGGTGAAGGATCGTGAGGCGGATCAATTTGCCCGTGCAGTGGCGCTGAGTGCCATGACAGCACTGCTTCAGCAGGGACATTTGTCGAAAGAGTCGGTGGAGCAATTTTTTGCCGATTTGTTTCATGGGGGACTGGAACGGGAGGAGAATCATGTTTGGAATGAGCTGACGAATCTGTGTGGCGATCTCTGCATGACTCGTCTGTTGCCGGAGGTTCGCAAGGCGTTCGCAGAGGGTCTGTGCGATGAGACTTATGCCGGGCTGTCCAACATTGAGATTGCGATGGAGGGCCGCGATCCCTGGATGGGATATCGTCGGGAGCAACGCTTTGCAGAGATTGATGTTCTCGAAGAATTGAAAGGCTGGCCCTACTTCCAGCCTAAGCGTGAGATTGGGAAGGATTCTGCCGGGAATGATTTTGGTTTGTTTGACGAGGAAACGGTCTTGCCCCCTTCCTATGCTCCGTCTGCTTTCGAGTCCGTTACGCAGCCGATTCGCAACGAAGCACCCAAGATTGGCCGGAATGATCCGTGCCCATGTGGCAGCGGGAAAAAATACAAAAAATGCTGCGGAATGCCCTTTTAA
- the eutC gene encoding ethanolamine ammonia-lyase subunit EutC, giving the protein MAVKDAWTHLKEFTAARIALGRVGGSVPTGPLLDFRLSHARARDAVLTPFEPEVLGTELEALGEEVVLLQSGAEDRAIYLRRPDYGRRLDEDSARLLKERENEEADLVLVLSDGLSTSAVMKQAVPLLEILLPMLRRDGWKLAPICVVKHGRVAVQDEIGEILNAKVSLMLLGERPGLGSPDSLGAYFTYEPKVGRSDADRNCVSNIRPEGLPLAAAAVKLCYLLNASRELKLSGVELKDESPLLERGEETSSLGTVGDGG; this is encoded by the coding sequence GTGGCGGTGAAGGATGCGTGGACGCATTTGAAAGAGTTCACGGCGGCGCGCATTGCGCTGGGTCGCGTGGGAGGAAGTGTGCCGACGGGGCCGTTGTTGGATTTTCGGTTGTCGCATGCGCGGGCGCGGGATGCCGTGTTGACGCCGTTTGAGCCAGAGGTGTTGGGGACGGAACTGGAAGCGTTGGGGGAAGAGGTGGTGCTACTGCAAAGCGGGGCGGAGGATCGGGCGATCTATCTGCGCAGGCCGGATTATGGCCGGAGGTTGGATGAGGATTCCGCGAGGTTGTTGAAGGAGCGGGAGAATGAGGAGGCGGATCTGGTGCTGGTGTTGTCAGATGGATTGTCGACCAGTGCGGTGATGAAACAGGCGGTGCCGTTGTTGGAAATTTTGCTGCCGATGTTGAGACGCGATGGGTGGAAGCTGGCGCCGATTTGTGTGGTGAAACATGGACGGGTGGCGGTGCAGGATGAGATCGGGGAGATACTAAATGCGAAGGTGAGTTTGATGTTATTGGGCGAGAGACCGGGGCTGGGGTCGCCGGACAGTTTGGGGGCTTATTTTACTTATGAGCCGAAAGTGGGGAGATCGGATGCAGATCGCAACTGCGTTTCCAACATCCGGCCGGAAGGATTGCCGTTGGCGGCGGCAGCGGTGAAGTTGTGTTATCTGCTGAATGCTTCGCGGGAGCTGAAGTTGAGCGGGGTGGAGTTGAAGGATGAGTCGCCGTTGTTGGAGAGAGGGGAAGAGACATCCTCTTTGGGCACGGTGGGGGATGGTGGCTGA
- a CDS encoding ethanolamine ammonia-lyase subunit EutB, translating into MAYHLQLGRDFYSFPDLKALMAKATPLRSGDELAGVAAASAAERVAAQMRLAEVPLTTFLEEWLVGYDEDEVTRLIADRHDGKAFAPVAGLTVGEFREWLLGYGTTAEVLTAVSPGLTPEMVAAVSKIMSNQDLMLVAKKCSVVTKFRNTIGLPGRLSVRLQPNHPTDDVKGIAASMLDGLLYGCGDAVIGINPATDNPGAAGALMRLMDRLITEYEIPTQSCVLTHVTNTMLCMERGEPVDLIFQSIAGTEMANKSFGISLDLIREAHGMGLEMKRGTVGDNVMYFETGQGSCLSANAHHGMDQQTCEVRAYAVAREFAPLLVNTVVGFIGPEYLYDGKQIIRAGLEDHFCGKLLGLPMGCDICYTNHAEADQDDMDNLIALLGVAGVTFIMGIPGADDIMLNYQSTSFHDSHFARQALGLRPAPEFEEWLERMRIMDRGNRLENINERHALLAAGEGVWR; encoded by the coding sequence ATGGCGTATCACTTGCAGCTCGGACGCGATTTCTATTCGTTTCCTGATTTGAAAGCGCTGATGGCGAAAGCAACGCCGTTGCGGTCGGGGGATGAGCTGGCGGGAGTGGCGGCGGCTTCAGCGGCGGAGCGGGTGGCGGCGCAGATGAGATTGGCGGAGGTGCCGTTGACGACTTTTTTGGAAGAGTGGCTGGTGGGGTATGATGAGGATGAGGTGACAAGGTTGATTGCGGATCGGCATGACGGGAAGGCGTTCGCGCCGGTGGCGGGGCTGACGGTGGGGGAGTTTCGCGAGTGGTTGTTGGGGTATGGGACGACGGCGGAGGTGTTGACGGCGGTGTCGCCAGGTTTGACGCCGGAGATGGTGGCGGCGGTGAGCAAGATCATGAGCAATCAGGACTTGATGCTGGTGGCCAAGAAGTGCTCGGTGGTGACGAAGTTTCGCAACACGATCGGATTGCCGGGGAGGTTGAGTGTGCGCTTGCAACCGAATCATCCGACCGATGATGTGAAGGGAATTGCGGCGTCGATGCTGGACGGTTTACTCTACGGGTGTGGGGATGCGGTGATCGGGATCAATCCGGCCACGGACAATCCGGGCGCGGCGGGGGCGTTGATGAGGTTGATGGACAGGTTGATCACGGAGTATGAGATTCCGACGCAGAGCTGTGTGCTGACGCATGTGACGAACACGATGCTATGCATGGAGCGTGGGGAACCGGTGGATTTGATTTTTCAGTCGATTGCAGGGACGGAGATGGCGAACAAGAGTTTTGGGATCTCGCTGGATTTGATCAGGGAGGCGCACGGGATGGGATTGGAGATGAAGCGCGGGACGGTGGGGGATAATGTGATGTATTTTGAGACGGGTCAGGGTTCGTGTCTTTCGGCGAATGCGCATCATGGGATGGATCAACAAACGTGTGAGGTGCGGGCGTATGCAGTGGCGCGGGAGTTTGCGCCGTTGTTGGTGAACACGGTGGTGGGTTTCATCGGGCCGGAGTATTTGTATGATGGCAAGCAGATCATCCGCGCGGGATTGGAGGATCATTTTTGTGGCAAGTTACTCGGTTTGCCGATGGGATGTGACATTTGCTATACCAATCATGCGGAGGCGGATCAGGATGACATGGATAACTTGATCGCGCTGCTGGGCGTGGCGGGAGTGACTTTTATCATGGGGATTCCAGGGGCGGATGATATCATGCTGAATTATCAATCGACGTCGTTTCATGACAGTCATTTTGCGCGTCAGGCTTTGGGATTGAGACCGGCGCCGGAGTTTGAGGAATGGCTGGAGCGGATGCGGATCATGGATCGGGGCAACCGGCTGGAGAACATCAATGAGCGGCATGCGTTGCTGGCGGCAGGGGAAGGGGTGTGGCGGTGA
- a CDS encoding LysR substrate-binding domain-containing protein produces the protein MDLRHLRYFQAVAEQLSFSKAAQKLRVAQPALSRAVMELEAELEAQLLLRTRRSVKLTAAGAVMLREAGLLLGLCEEAVRKVQRTARGQEGELRLGFIGPPTKSFLARLLKEFGRLHPKVTVQLEERTPERVWEMVSKDRLDIGITRPVAGGERIGLSTLPLRKEAMCAVLLKDHPLAKVKKLEWKQLRGESLVVLARREGVGLHDQMLIGCHEAGFSPKIAHTPSVIGTVLTYVEAGAGVGVVPETVETLSGRADLVFKPLHPLLEADLVMVWSPQQSNPAAGAFRAVTVDWLAKNEVG, from the coding sequence ATGGATCTCCGTCACCTGCGATATTTCCAAGCGGTGGCGGAGCAATTGAGTTTCTCCAAGGCGGCGCAGAAGCTGCGGGTGGCACAGCCGGCACTGAGTCGGGCGGTGATGGAACTTGAGGCGGAGCTGGAGGCGCAACTGCTGCTGAGGACGCGGCGGAGTGTGAAGTTGACGGCGGCAGGGGCGGTGATGTTGCGTGAGGCGGGGCTCCTGCTGGGGTTGTGTGAAGAGGCGGTGCGCAAGGTGCAGCGCACGGCGCGGGGTCAGGAGGGGGAGTTGCGGTTGGGGTTTATCGGGCCGCCAACGAAGTCGTTTTTGGCGAGGTTGTTGAAGGAGTTTGGTCGGCTGCATCCGAAGGTGACGGTGCAGTTGGAGGAGCGGACTCCGGAGCGGGTGTGGGAGATGGTGTCGAAGGATCGGCTGGATATTGGGATCACGCGGCCGGTGGCGGGCGGGGAGAGGATTGGGTTGTCGACGTTGCCGCTGCGCAAGGAGGCGATGTGTGCGGTATTGTTGAAGGATCATCCGCTGGCAAAAGTGAAGAAGCTGGAATGGAAGCAGTTGAGGGGAGAGAGCTTGGTGGTTTTGGCGCGGCGCGAGGGGGTGGGGTTGCATGATCAGATGCTGATCGGGTGTCATGAGGCGGGGTTTTCGCCGAAGATTGCGCATACGCCGAGTGTGATCGGCACCGTGTTGACGTATGTGGAAGCGGGGGCCGGGGTGGGCGTGGTGCCGGAAACGGTGGAGACGCTGAGCGGTCGTGCGGATCTGGTTTTCAAACCGTTGCATCCGTTGCTGGAGGCGGATTTGGTGATGGTGTGGAGTCCGCAGCAGAGCAATCCGGCGGCGGGAGCGTTTCGGGCGGTGACGGTCGACTGGCTGGCGAAGAATGAGGTGGGTTGA